A region from the Mycobacterium heidelbergense genome encodes:
- a CDS encoding NRAMP family divalent metal transporter has translation MTSISTRPPGAPDAAHTGDIVGAFGRIRRDGTGAYGDFSGRWRRLRTLMVITGPGLIVMVGDNDAGGVATYAQAGQNYGMGLLWTLTMLIPVLYVNQEMVLRLGAVTRVGHARLIFERFGKFWGAFSVGDLLILNALTIVTEFIGVSMALGFFGWPRTVAIPAAAVLLFAVVAGGSFRRWEALMFLLIAVNVLIIPMALLVHPTLRETAGGLMPQFPGGLNSTVLLLVVAIVGTTVAPWQLFFQQSNVVDKRITARWMSYARADLIIGIVVVMVGATALMAAAAFGFAGTADVGNFTDAGAVASGLSKHLGGTVGVLFAIILLDASLIGANAIGLATTYAVGDAMGRRHSLHWKLGEAPLFYGGYALLLAVSAAVAFSPDHILGLVTQGVQALAGVLLPSATVFLVLLCNDRAVLGPWVNTVRQNVVAWTIVWSLVLLSLALTATTFFPGLPTGTIEAGLAVGAAVGIVGGATMIIAGRRYRDRRDAEATVRTLGGGFDPQEIDELDDAPLLTRAERHAVRQQDRANWQTPNLALLPRPTMSPIRRAGLFTLRGYLVVAAAFVIVKIVQTGIVGPATSF, from the coding sequence ATGACTTCGATCTCCACCCGGCCCCCCGGCGCCCCCGACGCCGCGCACACCGGCGACATCGTCGGCGCGTTCGGCCGGATCCGCCGTGACGGCACGGGCGCGTACGGCGACTTCAGTGGCCGCTGGCGCCGGCTGCGGACGCTGATGGTCATCACCGGTCCCGGGCTGATCGTGATGGTGGGCGACAACGACGCCGGCGGCGTCGCGACCTACGCGCAGGCCGGGCAGAACTACGGGATGGGCCTGCTGTGGACGCTGACGATGCTGATCCCCGTGCTGTACGTGAACCAGGAAATGGTGCTGCGGCTGGGGGCGGTCACCCGGGTCGGCCACGCGCGGCTGATCTTCGAGCGGTTCGGCAAGTTCTGGGGCGCCTTCAGCGTCGGTGATCTGCTGATCCTCAACGCCTTGACGATCGTCACCGAATTCATCGGTGTGTCAATGGCGCTCGGGTTCTTCGGCTGGCCCAGGACCGTCGCGATCCCGGCCGCCGCCGTGTTGTTGTTCGCCGTGGTGGCGGGCGGATCGTTTCGCCGCTGGGAAGCGCTGATGTTCCTGCTGATCGCGGTTAACGTGTTGATCATTCCGATGGCGCTCCTGGTGCACCCCACCCTGAGGGAAACCGCCGGCGGACTGATGCCGCAGTTCCCGGGTGGGCTCAACTCCACCGTGCTGCTGTTGGTTGTCGCGATCGTGGGTACCACGGTGGCGCCGTGGCAGTTGTTCTTCCAGCAGTCCAACGTGGTGGACAAGCGCATCACGGCGCGCTGGATGTCTTACGCGCGAGCCGATTTGATCATCGGCATCGTCGTGGTGATGGTCGGTGCGACGGCTTTGATGGCGGCGGCCGCGTTCGGGTTCGCCGGCACCGCCGACGTCGGCAACTTCACCGACGCCGGCGCGGTCGCGTCGGGCCTGTCGAAGCACCTGGGCGGCACCGTCGGGGTGCTGTTCGCGATCATCCTGCTGGACGCGTCGCTGATCGGGGCCAACGCCATCGGGTTGGCCACCACGTACGCGGTCGGTGACGCGATGGGCAGGCGGCACTCGCTGCACTGGAAGCTCGGCGAGGCACCGCTGTTCTACGGTGGTTATGCGTTGCTCCTCGCGGTGTCGGCCGCGGTCGCGTTCAGCCCCGACCACATCCTCGGCCTGGTGACCCAGGGCGTGCAGGCGCTCGCCGGTGTCCTGCTGCCCTCGGCGACCGTGTTCTTGGTCCTGCTCTGCAACGACCGCGCGGTGCTCGGCCCCTGGGTAAACACCGTGCGGCAGAACGTCGTTGCCTGGACCATCGTGTGGTCGCTGGTGCTGCTGTCGCTGGCGCTCACCGCGACCACCTTCTTCCCCGGCCTGCCCACCGGGACGATCGAGGCCGGGCTCGCGGTCGGCGCGGCCGTCGGCATCGTCGGTGGGGCCACCATGATCATCGCCGGCCGGCGGTATCGCGACCGGCGCGACGCGGAGGCCACCGTGCGGACGCTCGGAGGCGGGTTCGACCCGCAGGAGATCGACGAACTCGACGACGCCCCGTTGCTCACGCGCGCCGAACGGCATGCCGTCCGCCAACAGGACCGGGCGAACTGGCAGACCCCGAACCTCGCCCTGCTTCCCCGGCCCACCATGTCGCCGATCCGCCGGGCGGGGCTGTTCACCCTGCGCGGCTACCTGGTCGTGGCCGCCGCGTTCGTGATCGTCAAGATCGTTCAGACCGGCATAGTCGGGCCGGCCACCTCATTCTGA
- a CDS encoding O-methyltransferase, translated as MANTLQDPKVAAALDRMYAEAKNQMPRLRERHGDFERPMSARERADAMSEFYIPVTPEAGRLLYALVRATRPATIVEFGMSFGISAVHLASAVRDNGGGRVVTTELNATKVAAAKRTFTDTGLDDLITILEGDALITLAELDGPVDFVLLDGWKDLYLPVIKLLEPRFKAGVLVVADNASAADTQPYLDRVRNPDNGYVSFNFHVRDSDSMEISCRTGD; from the coding sequence ATGGCCAATACCCTGCAGGACCCCAAAGTCGCGGCGGCGCTCGACCGGATGTACGCCGAGGCGAAGAACCAGATGCCGCGATTACGCGAGAGGCACGGCGATTTCGAACGGCCGATGAGCGCGCGGGAGCGCGCCGACGCGATGAGCGAGTTCTACATCCCGGTGACGCCCGAAGCCGGCCGCCTGCTGTACGCGCTGGTGCGGGCGACCCGTCCGGCGACGATCGTCGAATTCGGCATGTCTTTCGGCATCTCCGCCGTCCATCTGGCGTCGGCGGTGCGCGACAACGGCGGCGGCCGGGTGGTGACCACCGAGCTCAACGCCACCAAGGTCGCCGCCGCGAAAAGGACGTTCACCGACACCGGTTTGGATGACCTGATCACCATTCTCGAGGGAGACGCGCTGATCACGCTGGCGGAGCTCGACGGCCCCGTCGATTTCGTCCTGCTCGACGGCTGGAAGGATCTCTATCTGCCGGTGATCAAGCTGCTCGAACCGCGCTTCAAGGCAGGCGTGTTGGTCGTCGCCGACAACGCCAGCGCCGCGGACACCCAGCCGTATCTCGACCGGGTGCGCAACCCCGACAACGGCTACGTGAGCTTCAACTTCCACGTCCGAGACAGCGACAGCATGGAAATCAGCTGCCGCACAGGCGACTGA
- a CDS encoding acyltransferase family protein has protein sequence MRRAGRLAIWDQPERRGGIPALDGLRAVAVALVLVGHGGIPGVGGGFIGVDVFFVLSGFLITSLLLDELRRTGRIELTGFWIRRARRLLPALVLMVLTVAAARELLPSQALTGLRNDAIAAFLWVANWRFVAQKTDYFTQGAPPSPLQHTWSLGVEEQYYFVWPVLLIAVTLLLAARARRYFGRATVGGVRFATFVIATVGALASAVAAMVLASDTTRDRIYFGTDTRAQALLTGAAAAALLVRDWPSLNRGWCMIGSRWGRRAARVLPLLGLAGLAAATHYATGGAREFRHGLLIGVAIASVVVIAPVAMEQRGAVARVLALPPLVWLGTISYGIYLWHWPIFLALNGERTGWSGLPLFAARCGATVAVAAASWWLIEQPIRRWRPARVPLLPLAAATVASAAAVTLLVVPVGTGPGLREPGLPPGVSAVAAVSPSPPAGSHSGPRDPNRPFTVSVFGDSIGWTWMHYLPPTPGFAFLDHTVIGCSLVRGTPYRYIGQTLEQRPECDGWPIRWSTQVGQDRPDVALLVIGRWETVDRVNEGQWTHIGDPTFDAYLNGELQRALNILGSTGVRVVVATVPYSRGGEKPDGRLYPEDQPDRVNLWNTMLRKTVAQHPNVAILDLNKKLCPDGVYTVKVDGIKVRSDGVHLTPEGVRWLTPWLEESLR, from the coding sequence GTGCGCCGCGCCGGCCGGCTGGCGATTTGGGACCAACCGGAGCGCCGCGGCGGCATCCCGGCGCTGGACGGGCTTCGCGCGGTGGCGGTTGCGCTGGTGCTCGTCGGGCATGGCGGCATCCCCGGCGTGGGCGGCGGCTTCATCGGCGTCGATGTCTTCTTCGTGCTCAGCGGCTTCCTGATCACCTCGCTCCTGCTGGACGAGCTGCGGCGCACCGGTCGCATTGAGCTGACCGGCTTTTGGATCCGGCGGGCGCGACGGCTGCTGCCCGCGCTGGTGTTGATGGTGCTCACCGTGGCCGCCGCGCGGGAACTCCTTCCCAGCCAGGCCCTCACCGGGCTACGGAACGACGCGATCGCGGCGTTCCTGTGGGTGGCGAACTGGCGGTTCGTGGCCCAAAAGACCGACTATTTCACCCAGGGCGCGCCACCGTCGCCGCTGCAGCACACCTGGTCGCTCGGGGTGGAGGAACAGTACTACTTCGTCTGGCCGGTGCTGCTGATCGCGGTGACCCTGCTGTTGGCCGCACGGGCCAGGCGCTACTTCGGGCGGGCCACCGTGGGCGGGGTGCGGTTCGCCACGTTTGTGATCGCCACCGTGGGCGCGCTGGCCTCCGCCGTCGCCGCGATGGTTCTCGCCTCCGACACCACGCGGGACCGGATCTATTTCGGCACCGACACCCGGGCGCAGGCGCTGTTGACCGGCGCCGCGGCGGCGGCCCTGCTGGTGCGGGATTGGCCGTCGCTGAACCGCGGCTGGTGCATGATCGGGAGCCGCTGGGGACGGCGGGCCGCCCGCGTCCTGCCGCTCCTCGGCCTGGCGGGGCTGGCGGCGGCGACCCACTACGCGACGGGCGGTGCGCGCGAGTTCCGCCACGGCCTGCTGATCGGCGTCGCGATCGCGTCCGTCGTCGTGATCGCGCCCGTGGCGATGGAGCAGCGCGGGGCGGTCGCCCGCGTCCTGGCCCTGCCCCCGTTGGTGTGGCTGGGCACCATTTCCTACGGCATCTACCTGTGGCACTGGCCGATCTTCCTGGCCCTCAACGGCGAACGCACCGGATGGTCCGGGCTGCCGCTGTTCGCCGCCCGGTGCGGCGCCACGGTGGCGGTGGCCGCCGCCTCGTGGTGGCTGATCGAGCAACCCATCCGGCGCTGGCGGCCGGCGCGGGTGCCGTTGCTGCCGCTGGCGGCGGCCACCGTGGCCAGCGCGGCCGCCGTGACATTGCTGGTGGTTCCGGTGGGAACCGGGCCCGGCTTGCGCGAGCCCGGCCTGCCCCCGGGTGTCTCGGCGGTCGCCGCGGTCTCCCCGTCGCCGCCGGCCGGGAGCCATTCGGGACCTCGCGATCCCAACCGGCCCTTTACCGTTTCGGTGTTCGGGGATTCGATCGGGTGGACCTGGATGCACTACCTGCCGCCGACGCCCGGATTCGCGTTCCTGGACCACACGGTCATCGGGTGCAGCCTGGTGCGCGGCACGCCGTATCGGTATATCGGCCAAACCCTCGAGCAGAGACCGGAATGCGACGGTTGGCCGATCAGATGGTCGACGCAGGTCGGCCAGGACCGCCCGGACGTCGCGCTGCTGGTCATCGGGCGGTGGGAGACCGTCGATCGCGTCAACGAGGGCCAGTGGACCCATATCGGCGATCCGACCTTCGACGCGTACCTGAACGGGGAGTTGCAGCGAGCGCTGAACATCTTGGGCTCCACCGGCGTTCGGGTGGTGGTGGCCACCGTGCCCTACAGCCGGGGCGGGGAGAAGCCGGACGGTCGCCTGTATCCGGAGGACCAACCCGATCGGGTCAACCTCTGGAACACCATGTTGCGCAAGACGGTTGCCCAGCACCCGAATGTCGCGATCCTGGACCTGAACAAAAAGCTATGCCCGGACGGCGTTTACACCGTCAAGGTCGACGGCATCAAGGTGCGCAGCGACGGCGTCCACCTCACCCCGGAAGGGGTGAGGTGGCTGACACCGTGGCTCGAGGAGTCCCTGAGATAG
- a CDS encoding CaiB/BaiF CoA transferase family protein translates to MASPGPLAGVRVVDLTAMVMGPYCTQIMADMGADVIKVEPPQGDDTRYISVGPVRGMGGVFVNVNRGKRGIVLDLQSEPGKSALRALIEEADVFIHSMRAKAVARLGFGYDEVAAINPAVVYTNCYGYSRRGPNGDLPAYDDTIQAACGLPYVQEQLTGEPQYVGTILADKVAGLTALYATMMALFHRERTGEGQEVEVGMFETMASFMLVEHANGAMFDPPLGPAVYPRTVAPNRRPYRTSDGYVAALIYNDKHWAAFMDAVRPPWASDLYATLERRARRIDAVYALLAETLAQRTTREWLDLFRELEIPAASLSSPATLFDDDHLNAVGFFETVDTPHGPVRFPGVPTWFSRTPGRVAGPAPELGADTAGVLDELGLTPADANPAGSA, encoded by the coding sequence ATGGCTAGCCCGGGCCCTCTGGCCGGCGTGCGCGTCGTCGACCTCACCGCGATGGTGATGGGACCGTACTGCACCCAGATCATGGCGGACATGGGCGCCGACGTGATCAAGGTCGAGCCCCCGCAGGGCGATGACACCCGGTACATCTCGGTCGGGCCGGTCCGGGGCATGGGCGGCGTCTTCGTCAACGTCAACCGCGGCAAGCGCGGCATCGTCCTCGACCTACAATCCGAGCCGGGCAAGTCCGCGCTGCGGGCGCTGATCGAAGAGGCCGACGTCTTCATCCACTCGATGCGGGCGAAGGCGGTGGCGCGGCTTGGATTCGGCTACGACGAGGTGGCGGCGATCAACCCCGCCGTCGTCTACACCAACTGCTACGGGTATAGCCGGCGCGGACCAAACGGCGACCTGCCCGCCTACGACGACACCATCCAGGCCGCCTGCGGGCTGCCGTACGTGCAGGAACAGCTGACCGGCGAGCCCCAGTACGTGGGGACGATACTGGCCGACAAGGTCGCCGGCCTCACCGCGCTCTACGCCACCATGATGGCGTTGTTCCACCGCGAGCGCACCGGCGAAGGCCAGGAGGTGGAGGTCGGCATGTTCGAGACGATGGCCTCGTTCATGCTGGTCGAACACGCCAACGGCGCCATGTTCGATCCGCCGCTGGGCCCCGCGGTGTACCCGCGCACCGTGGCCCCCAACCGTCGGCCGTACCGCACCAGCGATGGCTACGTCGCCGCGCTGATCTACAACGACAAGCATTGGGCCGCGTTCATGGACGCCGTGCGGCCCCCGTGGGCCAGCGACCTGTACGCCACGCTCGAGCGGCGGGCGCGCCGGATAGACGCGGTGTACGCGCTGCTGGCCGAGACGCTGGCGCAGCGAACGACCCGGGAATGGCTCGACCTGTTCCGCGAACTGGAGATACCCGCCGCCTCGCTGTCCAGCCCGGCGACGCTGTTCGACGACGATCATCTGAACGCCGTCGGCTTTTTCGAGACGGTGGACACCCCCCACGGCCCGGTGCGGTTCCCGGGCGTGCCGACCTGGTTCTCCCGGACACCGGGCCGCGTCGCCGGTCCCGCCCCGGAGCTGGGCGCCGACACCGCAGGGGTGCTCGACGAACTGGGCCTGACCCCCGCCGACGCCAACCCGGCCGGATCGGCATAG
- a CDS encoding SDR family NAD(P)-dependent oxidoreductase, producing the protein MAELRFDDRVAVVTGAGRGLGREYALLLASRGAKVVVNDTGGALTGAGTDPAPAQRVAAEIRAAGGDAVACVESVATPEGGQAIIGAALDRYGRIDILIHNAGNVRRGSLREMSYQDFDTVVDVHLRGAFHVVRPAFPLMCDAHYGRVVLTSSIGGLYGNHGVAGYAAAKAGLMGLSNVVALEGAADGVLCNVIVPSAVTRMAEGLDISAYPPMGAELVAPVVGLLAHEACPVTGEMLIAIAGRVARVAVAETPGVHRPSWSIEDVAEQIDAIRYSAAPLIFPVVPDGHADHVRYSFEIAASREGAHHG; encoded by the coding sequence ATGGCCGAACTGAGATTCGACGACCGGGTGGCCGTGGTCACCGGCGCCGGGCGCGGGCTGGGACGCGAGTACGCGCTGCTGTTGGCCTCCCGCGGCGCCAAGGTGGTCGTCAACGACACCGGCGGCGCCCTCACCGGGGCCGGCACGGATCCCGCTCCCGCGCAACGAGTGGCGGCCGAGATCAGGGCGGCGGGCGGCGACGCGGTCGCCTGCGTCGAGTCGGTCGCGACACCCGAGGGCGGCCAGGCCATCATCGGTGCGGCGCTGGATCGCTACGGGCGGATCGACATCCTCATCCACAACGCCGGCAACGTGCGGCGCGGATCCTTGCGGGAGATGAGCTACCAGGACTTCGACACCGTCGTCGACGTCCACCTGCGGGGCGCCTTCCACGTGGTGCGCCCCGCGTTCCCGCTCATGTGCGACGCGCACTACGGCCGCGTCGTGTTGACCTCGTCGATCGGCGGCCTGTACGGCAACCATGGTGTCGCAGGCTACGCCGCCGCCAAGGCGGGCCTGATGGGCCTGTCCAACGTCGTCGCGCTCGAAGGCGCCGCGGACGGCGTGCTCTGCAACGTCATCGTCCCGTCGGCGGTGACGAGAATGGCTGAGGGCCTGGACATTTCGGCGTATCCCCCGATGGGTGCCGAGCTGGTGGCGCCCGTCGTCGGCCTGCTGGCCCACGAGGCCTGCCCGGTGACCGGCGAGATGCTGATCGCCATTGCCGGCCGGGTGGCCCGGGTCGCGGTCGCCGAAACGCCCGGCGTGCACCGCCCGTCGTGGTCCATCGAGGACGTGGCGGAGCAGATCGACGCCATTCGCTATTCCGCTGCGCCGCTGATCTTTCCCGTCGTCCCCGACGGTCATGCGGACCACGTCCGCTACAGCTTCGAGATCGCCGCAAGCCGGGAGGGCGCACACCATGGCTAG
- a CDS encoding flavin-containing monooxygenase — protein MTNPECPPTPTPDDIDLEALREKYRRERDRRLRPEGSKQYVELVDDFAGYYETDPHSPPLVRDPISADIDVAVLGGGFGGLLCGAYLKKAGVEDVRIIELGGDFGGVWYWNRYPGIQCDNESYCYVPLLEELNFVPSKKFADGAEIYDHCRRIGKHYGLYDSAIFSTQVRELHWDEAAKRWRVGTDRGDDIRARFVVMASGPFHRPKLPGIPGIKEFRGHSFHSSRWDYGYTGGDVSGGLDKLADKRVAVVGTGATAVQIVPFLGRYAQHLYVFQRTPSSVGARNNVATDPEWVKSLRPGWQKERQRNFHAWTFEGMALGQPDYVCDFWTELGRNTAARVLALDDPASMTPEQFMAIREEEDYKVMERLRRRVEGIVEDPETAEALKPYYRFLCKRPCTNDDYLQAFNRPNVTLVDVSSTKGVERATANGLVANGIEYELDCIIYASGFEITTEISRRYSIDTIEGRDGQSLFDHWRNGYKTFHGMTSRGFPNQFFTGFTQVGISANIAANYELQGEHIAYIISEALARGAATVEPTRAAQDEWCAAIRETAIDNSAFDLECTPGYYNNEGGGAGAPEGEGIRSHLGEPYGPGFYAFGELLAEWRDEGDLDGLVLGS, from the coding sequence ATGACGAACCCGGAGTGCCCGCCGACGCCGACGCCGGACGATATCGATCTCGAGGCGCTGCGCGAAAAGTACCGCCGGGAGCGCGACAGGCGGCTGCGCCCGGAAGGGTCCAAACAGTACGTCGAACTCGTCGACGACTTCGCCGGATACTACGAGACCGACCCGCACTCGCCGCCGTTGGTCCGCGACCCGATCTCGGCGGACATCGACGTCGCCGTGCTCGGCGGTGGCTTCGGGGGCCTGCTGTGCGGGGCGTACCTGAAGAAGGCGGGAGTCGAGGACGTCCGCATCATCGAGCTGGGCGGCGACTTCGGCGGCGTCTGGTATTGGAACCGCTACCCGGGCATCCAGTGCGACAACGAATCCTACTGCTACGTCCCGCTGCTCGAAGAGCTGAACTTCGTTCCGTCGAAGAAGTTCGCCGACGGCGCCGAGATCTACGACCATTGCCGGCGCATCGGAAAGCATTACGGCCTCTACGATTCCGCGATCTTTTCCACGCAGGTCCGCGAGCTGCACTGGGACGAGGCCGCCAAGCGCTGGCGGGTCGGCACCGACCGCGGCGACGACATCCGGGCCCGCTTCGTGGTGATGGCGTCCGGGCCCTTCCATCGGCCGAAGCTGCCGGGGATTCCCGGGATCAAGGAGTTCAGGGGGCACAGCTTTCACTCGTCGCGCTGGGACTACGGCTACACCGGCGGGGACGTTTCCGGCGGGCTGGACAAGCTCGCCGACAAGCGCGTCGCCGTCGTGGGCACGGGCGCGACCGCCGTGCAGATCGTTCCCTTTCTGGGCCGGTATGCCCAGCACCTCTATGTCTTTCAGCGCACCCCCTCCTCGGTCGGTGCCCGCAACAACGTGGCGACCGATCCCGAGTGGGTGAAATCGCTGCGGCCGGGCTGGCAGAAGGAGCGGCAGCGCAACTTCCACGCCTGGACGTTCGAGGGAATGGCGCTGGGCCAGCCCGACTACGTCTGCGACTTCTGGACCGAACTCGGCCGCAACACCGCCGCGCGGGTCCTGGCCTTGGACGATCCGGCGTCGATGACCCCGGAACAGTTCATGGCCATCCGCGAGGAAGAGGATTACAAGGTCATGGAGCGCCTGCGCCGCCGGGTCGAAGGCATCGTCGAGGACCCCGAGACCGCCGAGGCGCTCAAGCCCTACTACCGATTCCTGTGCAAGCGCCCCTGCACCAACGACGACTACCTGCAGGCCTTCAACCGCCCCAACGTGACGCTGGTCGACGTGTCGTCGACGAAGGGCGTGGAGCGGGCGACGGCAAACGGCTTGGTCGCCAACGGCATCGAGTACGAGCTCGACTGCATCATCTACGCCAGCGGGTTCGAGATCACCACCGAGATCAGCCGCCGCTACTCGATCGACACGATCGAGGGCCGGGACGGCCAGTCGCTGTTCGACCACTGGCGCAACGGGTACAAGACTTTTCACGGGATGACCAGCCGCGGGTTCCCCAACCAGTTCTTCACCGGTTTCACCCAGGTCGGCATCTCCGCGAACATCGCCGCCAACTACGAGCTGCAGGGCGAGCACATCGCCTACATCATCTCCGAAGCCCTGGCCCGCGGCGCGGCGACCGTCGAGCCCACCCGGGCGGCCCAAGACGAATGGTGCGCGGCGATCCGCGAAACCGCGATCGACAACAGCGCGTTCGACTTGGAGTGCACGCCAGGCTATTACAACAACGAGGGCGGCGGTGCCGGGGCCCCCGAAGGGGAGGGCATCCGCTCCCACCTGGGTGAGCCGTACGGTCCGGGCTTCTACGCCTTCGGCGAGCTGCTGGCCGAGTGGCGCGACGAGGGCGACCTGGATGGCCTGGTGCTGGGATCGTGA
- a CDS encoding LLM class flavin-dependent oxidoreductase yields MKVNLGFGSHNSHDWERVLAGDFSRPPATPDADCVRATLAIADLAEPLGFDGIWMPEHCGTPYGMTPNPIQALSYFAGRTERVSLGTFVVVAPWWHPVRLAHQIAYLDILSDGRYTTIGIGRGVSKGEFDAVGVPREESRQRFNETLDILQLALSGERFSYEGEIFTVPEMSLRPEPRSRDLFSRVYSSSSTAESLEILARRGMVPLFVGNKPIEDAGREVQRVNTFRKEEGLPPCQPKNVMFMYCTAGDPAKSEEWIWTANRDVTVHYGFADASNFKGVKGYEAYAAREASATAVLASSVTGDAKGPSKTPGYHASNLLIGTPEEIFGRIAAAQKACSFSELTIVPQFGTMPYDEAAASTELFAKEVLPAVHEMDAPLHPAALPENALA; encoded by the coding sequence ATGAAAGTCAATCTCGGGTTCGGATCGCACAACTCCCACGACTGGGAACGCGTGCTGGCCGGGGACTTCAGCCGCCCGCCCGCGACCCCGGACGCCGACTGCGTGCGGGCCACGCTCGCGATCGCCGATCTGGCCGAACCGCTCGGGTTCGACGGCATCTGGATGCCGGAGCACTGCGGGACCCCGTATGGCATGACGCCCAACCCGATTCAGGCGCTGAGCTATTTCGCCGGGCGGACCGAACGCGTCAGCCTGGGCACCTTCGTGGTCGTCGCGCCGTGGTGGCATCCCGTCCGGCTGGCGCACCAGATCGCCTACCTCGACATCCTTTCCGACGGGCGATACACGACGATCGGGATCGGCCGCGGGGTCTCGAAGGGGGAGTTCGACGCGGTCGGCGTGCCCCGCGAGGAAAGCAGGCAGCGTTTCAACGAGACCCTCGACATCCTGCAGTTGGCGCTGTCCGGGGAGCGGTTCTCCTACGAGGGCGAGATCTTCACGGTGCCCGAGATGTCGCTGCGCCCGGAACCCCGGAGCCGCGACCTGTTCTCGCGCGTCTACAGCTCGTCGTCGACCGCCGAGTCTTTGGAGATCCTGGCGCGGCGCGGGATGGTCCCGCTGTTCGTGGGCAACAAGCCGATCGAGGACGCGGGACGAGAAGTGCAGCGGGTGAACACCTTCCGCAAGGAGGAAGGCCTGCCGCCCTGCCAACCGAAGAACGTGATGTTCATGTACTGCACCGCCGGGGACCCCGCCAAATCCGAGGAATGGATCTGGACCGCCAATCGGGACGTCACCGTGCATTACGGATTCGCCGACGCGTCGAACTTCAAGGGCGTCAAGGGTTACGAGGCCTATGCGGCCCGGGAGGCCAGCGCGACCGCCGTCCTGGCCTCGTCGGTCACCGGCGATGCGAAGGGTCCGTCCAAGACCCCGGGCTACCACGCCTCCAACCTGCTGATCGGGACGCCCGAGGAAATCTTCGGGCGGATCGCCGCCGCCCAGAAGGCCTGCTCGTTCTCCGAGCTGACGATCGTCCCGCAATTCGGCACCATGCCCTACGACGAGGCGGCGGCGAGCACGGAGCTGTTCGCCAAGGAGGTGCTGCCCGCCGTGCACGAGATGGACGCGCCCCTGCACCCCGCGGCGCTCCCGGAAAACGCGCTGGCATGA